ATTGCCTAGGGCAGAGAGCATATTGGGAAAAACTAGTAGAAAGAAATCATGCTGAAATATTCAGCAGTATACATTATGAAACCCTAAGCTGTTGTCCTAAACTAATGAAGTGACTAATAAAACCAAACCATAGTCCAAAATACGTTTACCCCATGGTACCATTCACCAAAAATTTCAACCATAGCAATTCTTAAGCCTGCCGACATGAACTTAAAAGGAGGAAGTAATCTAATTCATGAGACTGgcaacaacaaaacaaaaaaaaatcgtcTCTGCTTTTCCTTCAGGGTCACATGAGAACGAGGAGCTATCGTTCACACCATACATCTGATCATGAAGCTGAATCTGCAGGCGTGCTGACGGTGCATAGAAACTGCCACTGGAAAAATCTGGTTGCAGAATTGGGCAGTGTGGAAGCATGAGAATCCTGTGGTACCTGCTCATTGCATGCACATACGATGGATCGTTATCCAGGATTCCAGGTCCGTGATTCGTTTCAGGTCATCTTggatttttctccttttttctttttagcctTTTCTGTTTTTGACTTGTCTCCTTCGGCAATACATCCTATCTCGTCAAATCAGGTCACTTCAGTTTAGATCGCTACATGCAACGTAATTATTTTGGGATTTGTTAAATGGCTGCAGACTCAGCATCTCATGTCGCTGTCGATGGTGGGTTTATTTCTCGCCACCACCTGAATGAATTGTTTGTTCTATGGTAAGGTACAAACTGTTAGGTCAAGGTCTCACGAAGTTTTCGTAGGCCCAATGCGACAAAATTCatatttgtgcaaatttgagCCTGCCATTCTTTTCTCCTACAAATAAATATTTTACGGTTTGTTTGGGTATATGAAGATTAGGTCTAATCGCTTCGGACAAACAGGAAACTGAACAATCCCGGAAAACAGGGAAGTTGCCTGAGAATGAATTAATATTAGAGCAACAAGTGGTTTCAGTTGATGACTTATCATTTCACCTTTCGTGTGCTTTAACTGCTAAATGTTTCATTTTTGTCCGATGGATTTGTGATTCTTAATTTTATCACGTTACTTCACTGTCCATCTCAGTTATCTGATTCTAtccattttttaaaatagtGGTAAGCTGCACAGCGACACAAGGTGATGGATCAGAAGGAGCCTGCGGCAAACCTGATTGTTTCGGTCAACAGATAAAACTAGTCTAAAAAGCAGGACAGGTACGATACCATATGGTCCTATAGGGCACGGGAGAAGAAAGGGAGGCAAAAGAGGACAGCCTATGTAGGATGAGTTGACGAGTTGCCTTCGTGTCCTGACAACCACTCCCACATTGTGCATCACGGGCAATCACGCACCTTATCGTATCCAAAGCCACATATATTCGGTAGATCCATTGATTAGTCTGCTAATTGCGGTGCTCTCACTAAAAAGATGCTATAGCATTATGCGCCACTTGGTAGGTACGACATATACCAATAAGAGACGCCATTGATTTTGAGGATGTGACTTGCCCCTTAAATTTCCCTTGCTTAGCTTCTTTCTGTAGAGAGTCCAGTAGTAGTTTGTTACCCGGGGATGTAGTAGCAATTTTCTTCGCTTGAAGCTGTGATATTCTTTGCTAATATGTCTCTTTAGAATGAGCTTGCTGAACTAGGTCGATTTGCCTGCGCAATTTCACTAGTTCACGGACTTTCCATTCTCAACCTTGGGGCTGACAAGGTTTTCATCTTCGCTGACAAAAAAACACAAATGCTATGTATTTAATTTGTTATGGAATTTCCATTCTATTTTTCTATTGTATGATAAGGTCATAGATTGAAACAGACCCTGTAAACAAAGGATTGTAGAAAAGTACATTTGGAAATTATCCCAGGATGTCGCTTCATTTTGTTCTGCTAAAGATCAAgagatccttttcctctctaaACTTGCACGATAATAATGATTAAAGAGTGAACAGGTGATTATGCGTTTATAAATGGCATCACTCAGTGGCTCTGGCTCACGCATGCTCCTTTCTTTGGGTAATTGGGGGGTCGCAGCACCCCAAGAAGGTGACAGATGGGCCCGTTGTAGTCCAAAAGAGTTACAACATGGTCCCGCGCTCCGGGCCCAAACGTCTTCGAAGGCTCCGACCATTTCGATACAACAATTAATTCACGTTCGGTGATACTTGCAGCTTTAATTAAAACCAACAGTTTGTTATTCCCAATTAGAAATATTTTCATTTTCAGTACACTTTCGTTTATATATTTGCAAACTATCTAGGATTCTAAATATAAAAACTATGATTTAAGTATGTGTAATTGTTATTCCCAATTATTATTTGCAAACTATCTAGGATCCTAAATCTAAAATCTATGATTTAAGTATATGTTTGTTGACGATGAGTAAAATtgattatgcaaatacttatttaaattAGAGTTATCTGGTCATCAACTATACATATCAAATAGGAGGATACAAGATTTTATATTGATTTAGATCTTCCTTACAATAATAGCTCTATGTCATATTCCATCTTAATCTCAAGAGAAGACTATTATAATGAGGATATATCTAGATCCAATTCTAAGGATATCAGTGAGTTATCTTGTGTTCTAAGCCCTAAGCTATTGTCGAATGAATCTAATAGCGGTTTCAATCCACTGTAGATTTCAATAGATTATTTGTATTTCTATTTGAGTAGGCTTGCTTCATATTATTTGTCTTGCTTCTGGCTTCTAACCTTGCTTCCTTTTATCTTCCTTTTTTACTCCCTTCTTTCGCTTCTTTGGACGTATCCCCTCTCCTACTTATATAGTTGGATCAAGAAAGCGTAACGTACTCGGAGTCTATAAGTATAATATTTCTGAATTATATTACTTAAAAATATCTGAATGACTCCTTCGTAATCCGGGATGATTTTCAACTTTTCATATAGAACATGTTGAGCTGCCTGAAATATCGGTATATGCCTTATTTATCATGGCGGTTATGAAAAATTACTGTATCAGAAGTAGGACATGCGTAGATCTATCTTTAGGATTCACCATATTTCTagtaaatcattaattattaaatcctCATCAGTATCGTAGAGGAAACATGTTTCatcaacaataaaataaatgtgatttgaagaaaaaaatatttgtaagtttttccCCCTTTAATTTCAGTCATACATGATTAAGATACCACAACAACTTGAGTAGTTTCTCCGTCGTGCTCACACAGATACGTAGTGAGTagttgtcggtgatatgggaatcgggggttcctgagtcccgaggccaggacagcacagtgccacatggcgccatccctcggggaccatctccccgaggacccgagaaaagTCAAGtctaggagggggtgctcggggctaagaacagttggtccccgagtacccagagttccccgaggacccgaaaaGAGCCAgatccaggagagggtgctcggggccaagaatggttggtccccgagtacccagagttccctgagaaTCCGAGAAGGGCCAggccgggagggggtgctcggggccaggaacagttggtccctgagtgcccaaagttccccaaggacctgagaagcccttgccggtggaccccgcaagggctccacgatgaggtgtcgatcggtgggaggcctgATGTTGCATTTAAGGGGAAGCGTGGccagtcacatccaaccactcgcccccacgcctgtcgtactgagtacgtcagtccctaccacctCCTGGCAAGGAAGCGTGGACACAATTAATGCAACGAGTCCCATTGCATGTCCGGACCCAAGGAGAAagatggcttgaagatatcgtcgatgggctcgaggcgtatctcCTATCGCCCTGCTACGTCAGttcgtgtcagacctactctgactgGACGAGCATGAGGAGATACTCAGTGGttgaccggtgggcccccctgcacctacTAAAGTTGAGGCGTAATGACCGAGGGACCGACCGAatggcgcattttcaacccctgtaacatcaaactgtaaacccatgatggttgttttctatttatggtttacgggaacttgtgcccccgttctgggcacaCCCCGGAGGGCCTCCCTCCGATAGATAAAAGGGTGAGTACTTTGTAGAAAAAAAGGGAGAAGTTCAGACGAAGCTGAGGCTAATCGAAGCTCGCCTTCACACAAGTTCAGAGAGACCGGTGCTTGAAGACTGAAGCTCAATACTTGATAGATAGataaaaaaccttgtaacacagagattcagagaaaggcattccaagagcattaataacacatcagacacacaggagtaaggtattacgcctccgtgcgaccCAAATCTGTCTAAATTCCTtatgcatttactcctactagccgacaaTCATTCGTCCCGCCAAAGtctcatacattcgcattaaccccgagtacgaggtagatccagaatcagccccccccccccggccgaatctcaatgGAGGTCcatcaggatccccgcttgcggtgttcatccaccgacagtaGTGATTGCTAAGGTAGGTTGAAATGATGGATcagtaacaagaagaagagaaaattcTCTGTATGCCATcagaaaactttttttttatttcttttattgcTATTGATTTTATCAATCCCTATTTTCTTACCATTCTATCCACATTTCAGTTAATCCCCATTAAATTCATTATTTTCTGATTCACTATTTAAATCAGTGGTATTCTgtttctctaaaaattctataaatttttgtatgtgttttataatttatgtgcaacctattttaattggattcatccaaaaaacttGTGTAGAGTTTAAACTAAAACTCGTaaaaaattctatttttataacttctaacaattattaggaccgcaaataaaatccaaaaatatgaaacaattactaatattcttcttatatgatgaaaaaaattaaaattattttcatccctaggttatatggtaaaaaagtaagctcatttgtaatgctctatttatatacagcATGATAAAATAGATGGAAATAGAATATTACAacggaactcactttttcaccatataacctagagctaaaaataattttagaaattagtctatcatataagaataatattagtaaatttgtctagttttttgagattttatttgaggtgataacaattgttagaagttataaaagtagtttttttagaattttaatttttatattggtttttttaaattaattaaaataggttgcacatgaattatgaaacatatataattttttttaggaatTTTAGATAAATAGAACTGGTAAATAGTAAATTTGACGGGAGGATCAAAAGAAAATGTGTAACAAAACCTAAAATCGATGGCAAAGGAAGTCCAAAAATTTAAGTGGAAGAGGAAGTTTTTCTGATGGCTTACAGGAAATTCCCCCCAAGAAGAAAAGGAATGGACAAAGCGAACAAAGCTGCGTGATTAGTGAAAGTAGATTGGAGATTAGCGGCGGGAAACGCTGCGGTAGAATGTTGTAGGCTACAGCAAACAAGCAGCCGACGCGCAGCCCCTTTACTGCCTTCTCTCTCTGTTTCATTCAATTTCTAAAGGTAAAATAAAAGGTAAGGAAACTAATATCATACGCCCCCACCTCCGACCTCCACAGTTACCACGCCTTTCGCTTTTGCTTTTGTCCTCCACTTCCTTCCTCTCACGAgcggagggggagagagagagagtgcgaGTGGTGCGGAGTTACTCGGGACAAGCAAGCAGTAGTAACGCTAGCGAGCGGTGGGGAGGCGAGTAGAGGAGAGCCAAGAACACGGCGAGGACCCTGCAGCACCTCTCCGGGATCTCCACTTCCCCCTATTCGAGGTGATTATTTTGATTCTGCTAGGATTCTTGGGTCGGGTTGGTTCTTGCTTTCTTGGGGAAATGCTGGTTCCTGCTCTTCTtcggtagttttttttttggctgtttGCGTGCGGGAAAGATCTGAATGCAAGTAGGTGCATTTCCAGGTGGCaagttggggacttgaggtgtgGTTCTTGGGATTTTGCGGCGGTCTGGGAACCGTGGGGTTTAAAGAACTTAGGCGTAGTTTGGTGGGTTTCTGTTTTCTTGAGAAAATAATGTCTAATCCGGTGGATTGAAGGGCACTATTGTGTTTGGACAGGGTGGAGTTCTTCCCACACCCGAGAATTGCTTCGCTTGGTGCCCAGAATTAGCGCGGAAGCAGGTTGGATTCATGGAACCCTTTGGATTGAAGGGAAATTTTGGTTTCCTTCAGCTCCTTAATCTCTGTGCTTCTTGTAGGTGGAGTGCTCTCCGTGCTGAAATCTGCTCATCGGTGCCAGGAAGCATAGAATTGCTCGGTAATTCGCCAACAAGCGACCGAATCTTTGCAGCTAGTTGTGCACTTGTTATGCTGAGTTAAATGGAGGCAGTAGATAAGATTGCCGAGCCCAAAAATCCTTTGGTGCTCACTGCTTGGAAGGTTCATAACTTGGAGCCGCCGATACCGATAAAGGCATCATGGAAAGGGAAGAACTCCCAGCAGCATGAAGAGAAGGATTTGCCAGCTGATGGCGAGGAGAGCTTCCAGAGCCTGGATTCCTCAGATGAGGGTGACCGGAGCTCCTTCTCTGGGGCTAGTCACCCTCCAGAGCCTATTGAGATGGATATTATGAAGACAGTCTATGTCGCAATTGATGAGGAGAAGTCCGAGCCACCGGTGTGTTTAGTGCGAGGACCATCCATGAAGGGGCCTTTCATAGATGGCCTCTCGATCCATGTTACAGGCACAAAGGCAAATGTGGTGGTAGGTGCAGGCGGTGCTGAAGGTTTGGCTGAAGAGAGGAAGGCGTCTGGTTCTGCAGTGGCATCAGTGGCCACAGCACGCTCATCTCAGGCTATGTCTTTGCCTCAGGACTCGGAGGAGAAAGAGTGCGTCTGGGATGCTTCACTCCCTCCCAGTGGCAATGTTAGCCCTCACAGTAGCATTGACAGCATGGGTGTGGTCATTGCAATGAGCACCTTGAACAGCtgcacaagcacatataaaagTGAAGCCGTAGCTAGTGAAGCACTGCTTACTGCGGAGAGAAACTCTGAAAGTGTAAAGGGTGTTCGAGGGGACTTGCTAGAAAGTGCAAAAACTAGCATGAGTCGAGCAAGTAATAGCAGTGGTGTTAGCGATGACAGCAGCTGGAGCAATATCATAGGAGGTGCCAGCAAGCCTCACAAGGGGAATGATCCTAGATGGAAGGCAATTCATGCAGTACGAACTCGTGATGGTGTGCTTGGGATGAGCCATTTTAGACTACTAAAGCGTCTGGGTTGTGGTGACATTGGCAGTGTTTACCTTTCAGAATTGAGTGGGACTCGGTGCTACTTTGCAATGAAAGTAATGGACAAGGCATCCTTGGCAAGTAGGAAGAAGTTGAATAGGGCTCAAACTGAAAGGGAGATTCTACAGCTTCTGGACCACCCATTCCTTCCAACTCTGTACACACATTTTGAGACTGACAGGTTCTCTTGTTTGGTCATGGAATTCTGTCCGGGTGGTGATCTGCATACTCTGCGACAGAAACAACCGGGCAAACATTTCTCTGAGTATGCTGCAAGGTAATCTATATTATAGCACGATTCAGTTCTTCGGAGAAATACGActtgtctggaatagattagcTGATTTCTTCAGTACCTCCATATGACTAAGTGCCTAATATCATATTCTTTCACATTcaccttaaaaaaatatattctattcACATTATTGGAGTTCGTTAATCTAAGGTACTGCTAGATTTACTGTCAATGCAATTCCCAATCTGGTTTAGTGTTACCATACTAGTCTTATGGGATTTTGAGGAGAATCGAAATTTGCCCAGTTATGCTCTCCACATAATTTCCAAATAGAGTCTCTTAGCTTCTATGAGACAATTTGCAGAGAACAAGGTGCACCCAGGGAGGTGTCTGTAAATGTTTCCTATATATTTTCATGGACTCATATTTATACAGCAGGGCCCATGTCATGGGCAACAGCGAGTAAAAGAGATATTAGGCCATGCTACAGTTTAGTTTTGTATCATTTGTTTTACTATTCAATAGTTGCTTGTCATGCTTAGTAGCTTATACCTGCTAATTGCAAGCACTAACATCGAGTGCTCTGATTCTGGGCAGGTTTTATGCTGCAGAAGTACTTCTAGCTCTGGAGTATCTACACATGTTGGGAGTTGTCTACAGGGATCTGAAACCAGAAAATGTTCTGGTCCGCGATGATGGCCACATAATGCTTTCAGATTTCGACCTCTCCCTAAGATGTGCAGTCTCACCTACACTCATCAGAGCATCGGCTTTTGATTCTGATCCCAGAAGAGCGGGTGGTTCTTTCTGTGTGCAGCCTGCTTGCATAGAACCTACGTCAGCTTGTATGCAGCCTTCATGCTTCTTACCCAAATTCTTCGGTCAGAAGAGTAAGAACAAGACTAGAAAGACAAGGTCTGAACTGGGACAGAGTGCCACCACCCTGCCGGAGCTCGTTGCTGAGCCAACCTCGGCTCGATCGATGTCATTTGTCGGGACTCATGAGTACTTGGCCCCTGAAATCATCAAAGGCGAAGGCCATGGAAGTGCTGTGGACTGGTGGACCTTCGGCATCTTCCTGCATGAGCTGCTATATGGCAAAACCCCATTCAAGGGGTCAGGCAACCGTGCCACGCTGTTTAACGTGGTTGGTCAGCAGCTAAGATTCCCGGAGTCACCGTCCACAAGCTACTCGAGCAGAGACCTCATCAGGGGGCTCCTGGTCAAGGAACCACAGCACCGCCTCGGCGTGAAGAGGGGAGCGACAGAGATAAAGCAGCATCCCTTCTTCGAGGGCGTAAACTGGGCTCTCATCAGGTGCAGCACTCCTCCTGACGTCCCAAGGCCCGTCGAGGCCGAGCTGCCTGTGAAGTACGGGGTGGCGGAGGCGATCGGGGGCAACAGCAAGAGGATTGCCGGCGCAGATGTCAAGTCAGGCGGGAAATACCTGGACTTTGAGTTCTTTTAAAGAGCAGTGCCGATTGGCAACTATTGTTTACATACTGTTGGTGTTTGGTCAGTTTGGTGTGTGTGATTCGATCATTCTATATGGTGCAAAATTATCGTATCTGAATTGACCAGAATTAGATAGATGTGTTTGCCTACTAAAATCTCTCCATTTTTCCGTATTTCTGGAGGGCTAGGATAGCTCCAAAGCTTGAAGCACTTGCTAACTGGTAAATTGCAGTGAAGCTGAAAGCACTGACGATCGCAAAACGTTCTCATGATCTAGCAGATGCACAAACATGCTCTAACAAATAGGCCTCGTCTTCGCTGCTTGCTTATGCTATATGCACCCGTTGGCCCTTTGATAAGCCTAGGCAAGTGTTCCAGGAACCGGTGCTGTACCTGGGCTGTGCGTCCGCCGTTCGTGAACAAGCCGCAGGGCCGACGTTGCCCGTGCTCCGTGGCGGTGTGGTCCTTTGGGACGCCGTCCGGGCAGGCCGTTCAGGGGAGGCGAGGTGTGGCCTCAGGCCGAGCCGCCCACCGATGCAATTTACGGAGCCGATCACGTGGATGTTGCGGCAGCGTTTTCCAACGGACTTGCCGAGCGGCCGCTGGACGGATGGGCTTGGCTCCGCGTGCACGGCTTTGTGCGCGTTTTGTTTTTCAGGCGGGGCGGCCTATCCCGTCCCGTGCAGACGTGTCAAGGACGTACTGACAGTTGCGCAAATTGGCGCTATCAACCCCATGGGCCATGCGAACGTGCCTTCAGCACGGTGGTAAGGCTCCGGAGTTGAGCCGAGCCCACCCGGGCTTCAAGTCCGGGTGACGCACGGGGAGTTCCGATTTATTTCGGATTTCTCCAGCTTCTACAGCGTGGCGCTACAGAAGGGATTACGACGTGCTCGTCGTCTTCGGGATTCTCTTGGATTCTGGTGATCTTTGGATGGacgctttcttcaagctgtgtgTAGTTGTAGGGTTAGTATGTGCGTGCGTTAGGTGTGTGTGGGATGAGTGCGTGTGTGTGGGGGTGAGTGCGcgcgttcatgttcagatactacagctgtattAAGTggtgaagagtaaaaaaaaaaaaaaaaaaaccatgggCCATGACGGGTCTGGAGAAAACTATCGAGCACGCTGGGCTTGGAAACGTAGTAGAGACTCACTAGTGACATAGGTTCACGTGTCAGATTCCCTAAAAAAAGTTCACATGACTCAGTTTGACTTGCAACAGTACTTGGAGTTCCCGCTGGATGTACTGCAACCCAAAGTCGGGGAAGACGACCTAGAGCGAGAATCGCAGCACGCATCGGACGGCCAGAAAATTGAGCTCTCGAGCACCCTGAAACGGTCCAGTGCGTTTTGGCTTTTCCGTAAATTTGGGGTCCAAAGTGCGTTTGGGCGCAAATTAGCAACCGCAGCGGCTAAAGCGAAAACGCCCCCACAAAAATGCACCCCATTCGCCGCACAGCAGAAACAGAGAGAGCAAGTACGCAACCTCACGAaaagcgccgccgccggacgcCGATACCTCCGTCTTCCCTTCCTCCGGCGCGCTAGTCGCCATGGTGAAGCGGTGGCTCCCCCTTGAGGCCAACCCGGACGTCATGAACCAGGTACTACCTCACACcccttcctcttttccggtaACAGGGGTTCGTTCCGCgtgccctccccccccccccctcgctcTTCCTCGCTCACGGCGCCCTATGCTACACGATCGGTGCAGTTCATGTGGGGACTGGGAGTCCCCGAGGACGTAGGGTTCTGCGACGTGTATGGCCTCGACGACGAGATGCTCGCCATGGTGCCCCAGCCCGTGCTCGCCGTCATCTTGCTCTACCCCCAGGTGATTCCCGATCCCTAGTTGGCCCTGCGTTCGTCGGGTTGCTTGAATCCCTTGCGGGGAGGAGCTTATATTTGTAGCTCATTTTTGTGCGGGTAGGATCGGAACAAGGAATCCCAAGCTTCGACTGCATCGTCCGTGGAGACCAAGGTGAGACTGAAGTCGGTTCCTAGCGAGTGTACCCAACACCTT
This genomic window from Phragmites australis chromosome 7, lpPhrAust1.1, whole genome shotgun sequence contains:
- the LOC133924690 gene encoding serine/threonine-protein kinase D6PKL1-like, with translation MEAVDKIAEPKNPLVLTAWKVHNLEPPIPIKASWKGKNSQQHEEKDLPADGEESFQSLDSSDEGDRSSFSGASHPPEPIEMDIMKTVYVAIDEEKSEPPVCLVRGPSMKGPFIDGLSIHVTGTKANVVVGAGGAEGLAEERKASGSAVASVATARSSQAMSLPQDSEEKECVWDASLPPSGNVSPHSSIDSMGVVIAMSTLNSCTSTYKSEAVASEALLTAERNSESVKGVRGDLLESAKTSMSRASNSSGVSDDSSWSNIIGGASKPHKGNDPRWKAIHAVRTRDGVLGMSHFRLLKRLGCGDIGSVYLSELSGTRCYFAMKVMDKASLASRKKLNRAQTEREILQLLDHPFLPTLYTHFETDRFSCLVMEFCPGGDLHTLRQKQPGKHFSEYAARFYAAEVLLALEYLHMLGVVYRDLKPENVLVRDDGHIMLSDFDLSLRCAVSPTLIRASAFDSDPRRAGGSFCVQPACIEPTSACMQPSCFLPKFFGQKSKNKTRKTRSELGQSATTLPELVAEPTSARSMSFVGTHEYLAPEIIKGEGHGSAVDWWTFGIFLHELLYGKTPFKGSGNRATLFNVVGQQLRFPESPSTSYSSRDLIRGLLVKEPQHRLGVKRGATEIKQHPFFEGVNWALIRCSTPPDVPRPVEAELPVKYGVAEAIGGNSKRIAGADVKSGGKYLDFEFF